One genomic segment of Gadus chalcogrammus isolate NIFS_2021 chromosome 3, NIFS_Gcha_1.0, whole genome shotgun sequence includes these proteins:
- the LOC130379338 gene encoding lysozyme g-like isoform X1: protein MGIKEFKPVSKIFWGIILLTSLNFCPGIHSVGYGDITQVETSGASSKTSRQDKLEYDGVRASHTMAQTDAERMERYRSIINNVAKKHHVDPAVIAAIISRESRAGNVIFNTTPPGWGDNYNGFGLMQVDKRYHEPRGAWNSEEHIDQATGILVNFIQLIQKKFPCWSTEQQLKGGIAAYNTGDGRVESYESVDSRTTGKDYSNDVVARAQWYKKNGF, encoded by the exons ATGGGAATTAAAGAGTTCAAGCCAGTCTCCAAGATATTCTGGGGGATAATTCTACTTACTTCACTCAATTTCTGTCCAGGAATTCATTCTGTAG GGTACGGAGACATCACGCAGGTAGAAACGTCCGGAGCGTCCAGCAAAACTTCGCGACAGGATAAACTGGAATACGACG GTGTAAGGGCATCGCATACAATGGCTCAAACCGATGCTGAGAGAATGGAAAGATATAGGTCCATCATTAACAATGTGGCGAAAAAGCATCATGTTGACCCAGCTGTCATCGCTGCCATCATCTCCAGAGAGTCCCGTGCCGGGAACGTCATCTTCAACACTACCCCCCCTGGTTGGGGGGACAATTATAATGGCTTTGGACTGATGCAG GTTGATAAGAGATACCACGAACCGAGAGGAGCTTGGAACAGTGAGGAGCACATTGACCAAGCCACTGGGATCCTGGTTAATTTCATTCAACTGATCCAGAAGAAGTTCCCCTGCTGGAGCACAGAACAGCAGCTGAAGG GAGGGATCGCAGCCTACAACACTGGAGACGGTAGAGTCGAATCTTACGAGAGTGTGGACTCACGCACCACAGGAAAAGACTACTCCAATGATGTGGTTGCCAGAGCCCAGTGGTACAAAAAAAACGGGTTTTAG
- the LOC130379338 gene encoding lysozyme g-like isoform X2: protein MGYGDITQVETSGASSKTSRQDKLEYDGVRASHTMAQTDAERMERYRSIINNVAKKHHVDPAVIAAIISRESRAGNVIFNTTPPGWGDNYNGFGLMQVDKRYHEPRGAWNSEEHIDQATGILVNFIQLIQKKFPCWSTEQQLKGGIAAYNTGDGRVESYESVDSRTTGKDYSNDVVARAQWYKKNGF from the exons ATGG GGTACGGAGACATCACGCAGGTAGAAACGTCCGGAGCGTCCAGCAAAACTTCGCGACAGGATAAACTGGAATACGACG GTGTAAGGGCATCGCATACAATGGCTCAAACCGATGCTGAGAGAATGGAAAGATATAGGTCCATCATTAACAATGTGGCGAAAAAGCATCATGTTGACCCAGCTGTCATCGCTGCCATCATCTCCAGAGAGTCCCGTGCCGGGAACGTCATCTTCAACACTACCCCCCCTGGTTGGGGGGACAATTATAATGGCTTTGGACTGATGCAG GTTGATAAGAGATACCACGAACCGAGAGGAGCTTGGAACAGTGAGGAGCACATTGACCAAGCCACTGGGATCCTGGTTAATTTCATTCAACTGATCCAGAAGAAGTTCCCCTGCTGGAGCACAGAACAGCAGCTGAAGG GAGGGATCGCAGCCTACAACACTGGAGACGGTAGAGTCGAATCTTACGAGAGTGTGGACTCACGCACCACAGGAAAAGACTACTCCAATGATGTGGTTGCCAGAGCCCAGTGGTACAAAAAAAACGGGTTTTAG
- the LOC130379343 gene encoding lysozyme g-like, whose product MGYGDIMQVEMSGASSKTSRQDKLEYDGVRASHTMAQTDARRMEKYKSFINNVAEKHDVDPAVIAAIISRGSRAGNVIFNTTPPGWGDNYNGFGLMQVDKRYHEPRGAWNSEEHIDQATGILVNFIQLIHKKFPSWSTEQQLKGAIAAYNTGDSRVESYESVDSRTTGKDYSNDVVARAQWYKKNGF is encoded by the exons ATGG GGTACGGAGACATCATGCAGGTAGAAATGTCCGGAGCGTCCAGCAAAACTTCGCGACAGGATAAACTGGAATACGACG GTGTAAGGGCATCGCATACAATGGCTCAAACCGATGCTCGGAGGATGGAAAAATACAAGTCCTTCATTAACAATGTGGCGGAAAAGCATGATGTTGACCCAGCTGTCATCGCTGCCATCATCTCCAGAGGGTCCCGTGCCGGGAACGTCATCTTCAACACTACCCCCCCTGGTTGGGGGGACAATTATAATGGCTTTGGACTGATGCAG GTTGATAAGAGATACCACGAACCGAGAGGAGCTTGGAACAGTGAGGAGCACATTGACCAAGCCACTGGGATCCTGGTTAATTTCATTCAACTGATCCACAAGAAGTTCCCCAGCTGGAGCACAGAACAGCAGCTGAAGG GAGCGATCGCAGCCTACAACACTGGAGACAGTAGAGTCGAATCTTACGAGAGTGTGGACTCACGCACCACAGGAAAAGACTACTCCAATGATGTGGTTGCCAGAGCCCAGTGGTATAAAAAAAACGGGTTTTAG
- the LOC130379328 gene encoding aerolysin-like protein isoform X1, translating to MAWLLNMASATTLHLIGGRGGHEFDFTGRDNGATLKKIGVEVGGWQIKALRAELTDGRVQTFGKGNSFREFTFKPNESITKLSLWGNGAGSRLGAIKFKTSSGNTFFEKMSDWGLKTEYSIDVGSGVCLGLQGQAGSDIDCLGFLFINAIKSSVLTDMTYPTLALYTPKVNKDYIKAVSYHNNTTEAQEHKLAYSRSVTKSTTWSNTVKIEGTVSMSVTAGIPEVVEVSGGYSVTAGAEHTSSMTSSETITESDEINVTVPAGKTISVDVSVGRAVIDLPYSATVKIRCMNGSELNFKSTGNYNGVAYTAVNVNAVESDKVMNAE from the exons ATGGCCTG GTTATTAAACATGGCATCGGCGACTACACTGCACCTCATCGGTGGACGGGGAGGCCATGAGTTTGATTTCACTGGCCGTGACAATGGTGCCACCCTCAAGAAGATTGGAGTGGAAGTGGGAGGCTGGCAGATCAAAGCGTTGCGGGCAGAACTGACCGACGGGCGTGTGCAGACCTTTGGAAAGGGTAACAGTTTCCGTGAGTTTACGTTCAAACCTAACGAGAGCATCACCAAGCTGTCCCTGTGGGGGAACGGTGCCGGATCACGTCTGGGTGCTATCAAGTTCAAGACGAGTTCTGGAAACACGTTCTTCGAGAAAATGAGTGATTGGGGACTGAAGACCGAGTACTCTATCGATGTGGGGTCTGGAGTCTGCCTGGGGTTGCAGGGGCAGGCTGGCTCAGACATCGACTGTTTGGGATTCCTCTTCATCAATGCTATCAAGTCGTCAGTGCTAACCGACATGACCTATCCCACCCTGGCCCTGTACACACCCAAG gTAAACAAAGATTACATCAAAGCTGTGTCTTATCACAACAACACTACTGAGGCTCAAGAGCATAAACTGGCGTACAGCAGATCTGTGACCAAGTCTACCACCTGGAGCAACACGGTTAAGATTGAGGGCACCGTCAGCATGAGTGTTACAGCAGGGATCCCGGAAGTGGTGGAGGTGTCTGGTGGGTATAGCGTGACCGCGGGAGCGGAGCACACctcctcaatgacctcctcTGAGACCATAACCGAATCAGATGAGATCAATGTTACGGTCCCGGCAGGAAAGACCATTTCAGTTGACGTGTCAGTGGGACGAGCAGTCATCGACCTCCCCTACTCAGCCACAGTGAAGATCAGATGCATGAATGGCAGCGAGCTGAACTTCAAATCCACCGGCAACTATAATGGTGTGGCTTACACTGCAGTCAATGTTAATGCCGTTGAGTCTGATAAAGTTATGAATGCTGAATAA
- the LOC130379328 gene encoding aerolysin-like protein isoform X2: MLLNMASATTLHLIGGRGGHEFDFTGRDNGATLKKIGVEVGGWQIKALRAELTDGRVQTFGKGNSFREFTFKPNESITKLSLWGNGAGSRLGAIKFKTSSGNTFFEKMSDWGLKTEYSIDVGSGVCLGLQGQAGSDIDCLGFLFINAIKSSVLTDMTYPTLALYTPKVNKDYIKAVSYHNNTTEAQEHKLAYSRSVTKSTTWSNTVKIEGTVSMSVTAGIPEVVEVSGGYSVTAGAEHTSSMTSSETITESDEINVTVPAGKTISVDVSVGRAVIDLPYSATVKIRCMNGSELNFKSTGNYNGVAYTAVNVNAVESDKVMNAE; this comes from the exons AT GTTATTAAACATGGCATCGGCGACTACACTGCACCTCATCGGTGGACGGGGAGGCCATGAGTTTGATTTCACTGGCCGTGACAATGGTGCCACCCTCAAGAAGATTGGAGTGGAAGTGGGAGGCTGGCAGATCAAAGCGTTGCGGGCAGAACTGACCGACGGGCGTGTGCAGACCTTTGGAAAGGGTAACAGTTTCCGTGAGTTTACGTTCAAACCTAACGAGAGCATCACCAAGCTGTCCCTGTGGGGGAACGGTGCCGGATCACGTCTGGGTGCTATCAAGTTCAAGACGAGTTCTGGAAACACGTTCTTCGAGAAAATGAGTGATTGGGGACTGAAGACCGAGTACTCTATCGATGTGGGGTCTGGAGTCTGCCTGGGGTTGCAGGGGCAGGCTGGCTCAGACATCGACTGTTTGGGATTCCTCTTCATCAATGCTATCAAGTCGTCAGTGCTAACCGACATGACCTATCCCACCCTGGCCCTGTACACACCCAAG gTAAACAAAGATTACATCAAAGCTGTGTCTTATCACAACAACACTACTGAGGCTCAAGAGCATAAACTGGCGTACAGCAGATCTGTGACCAAGTCTACCACCTGGAGCAACACGGTTAAGATTGAGGGCACCGTCAGCATGAGTGTTACAGCAGGGATCCCGGAAGTGGTGGAGGTGTCTGGTGGGTATAGCGTGACCGCGGGAGCGGAGCACACctcctcaatgacctcctcTGAGACCATAACCGAATCAGATGAGATCAATGTTACGGTCCCGGCAGGAAAGACCATTTCAGTTGACGTGTCAGTGGGACGAGCAGTCATCGACCTCCCCTACTCAGCCACAGTGAAGATCAGATGCATGAATGGCAGCGAGCTGAACTTCAAATCCACCGGCAACTATAATGGTGTGGCTTACACTGCAGTCAATGTTAATGCCGTTGAGTCTGATAAAGTTATGAATGCTGAATAA
- the LOC130379328 gene encoding aerolysin-like protein isoform X3: MASATTLHLIGGRGGHEFDFTGRDNGATLKKIGVEVGGWQIKALRAELTDGRVQTFGKGNSFREFTFKPNESITKLSLWGNGAGSRLGAIKFKTSSGNTFFEKMSDWGLKTEYSIDVGSGVCLGLQGQAGSDIDCLGFLFINAIKSSVLTDMTYPTLALYTPKVNKDYIKAVSYHNNTTEAQEHKLAYSRSVTKSTTWSNTVKIEGTVSMSVTAGIPEVVEVSGGYSVTAGAEHTSSMTSSETITESDEINVTVPAGKTISVDVSVGRAVIDLPYSATVKIRCMNGSELNFKSTGNYNGVAYTAVNVNAVESDKVMNAE, from the exons ATGGCATCGGCGACTACACTGCACCTCATCGGTGGACGGGGAGGCCATGAGTTTGATTTCACTGGCCGTGACAATGGTGCCACCCTCAAGAAGATTGGAGTGGAAGTGGGAGGCTGGCAGATCAAAGCGTTGCGGGCAGAACTGACCGACGGGCGTGTGCAGACCTTTGGAAAGGGTAACAGTTTCCGTGAGTTTACGTTCAAACCTAACGAGAGCATCACCAAGCTGTCCCTGTGGGGGAACGGTGCCGGATCACGTCTGGGTGCTATCAAGTTCAAGACGAGTTCTGGAAACACGTTCTTCGAGAAAATGAGTGATTGGGGACTGAAGACCGAGTACTCTATCGATGTGGGGTCTGGAGTCTGCCTGGGGTTGCAGGGGCAGGCTGGCTCAGACATCGACTGTTTGGGATTCCTCTTCATCAATGCTATCAAGTCGTCAGTGCTAACCGACATGACCTATCCCACCCTGGCCCTGTACACACCCAAG gTAAACAAAGATTACATCAAAGCTGTGTCTTATCACAACAACACTACTGAGGCTCAAGAGCATAAACTGGCGTACAGCAGATCTGTGACCAAGTCTACCACCTGGAGCAACACGGTTAAGATTGAGGGCACCGTCAGCATGAGTGTTACAGCAGGGATCCCGGAAGTGGTGGAGGTGTCTGGTGGGTATAGCGTGACCGCGGGAGCGGAGCACACctcctcaatgacctcctcTGAGACCATAACCGAATCAGATGAGATCAATGTTACGGTCCCGGCAGGAAAGACCATTTCAGTTGACGTGTCAGTGGGACGAGCAGTCATCGACCTCCCCTACTCAGCCACAGTGAAGATCAGATGCATGAATGGCAGCGAGCTGAACTTCAAATCCACCGGCAACTATAATGGTGTGGCTTACACTGCAGTCAATGTTAATGCCGTTGAGTCTGATAAAGTTATGAATGCTGAATAA
- the LOC130379351 gene encoding lysozyme g-like → MDYGDILKVETTGASEETAVAYYDKNLHQGVTASEIMAKEDLDSMKKYKTIIKNVAERWDVNPALIAGIISRESEAGFSIKNTDPPGWGDKGNAFGLMQIDKRHHDIPKRQGWDSEGHLDYATQILVCFIGRIQRKFPSWTAEQQLKGALAAYNKGDVVVHSYNNVDENTTGKDYSNDVIARAQWYWDNLFKPSSFWPW, encoded by the exons ATGG ACTACGGAGACATCTTGAAGGTTGAAACAACCGGAGCGTCGGAAGAAACCGCGGTTGCATACTATGATAAGAATCTGCACCAAG GTGTAACGGCATCGGAAATAATGGCTAAAGAAGATTTGGATAGTATGAAAAAATATAAGACCATCATTAAGAATGTGGCAGAAAGATGGGATGTTAACCCAGCTCTCATCGCTGGCATCATCTCCAGAGAGTCCGAGGCCGGTTTCTCCATCAAAAATACTGACCCCCCCGGTTGGGGGGACAAGGGTAATGCCTTTGGACTGATGCAG ATTGATAAGAGACATCATGATATACCAAAAAGGCAAGGCTGGGACAGTGAGGGGCACCTGGACTATGCCACTCAGATCCTGGTCTGTTTCATTGGACGGATCCAGCGCAAGTTCCCCAGCTGGACCGCAGAACAGCAGCTGAAGG GAGCACTCGCAGCCTACAACAAGGGAGACGTTGTTGTTCACTCCTATAACAATGTGGACGAGAATACCACAGGAAAAGACTACTCCAATGATGTCATTGCCAGAGCCCAGTGGTACTGGGATAATCTTTTTAAGCCTTCTTCTTTCTGGCCATGGTAG
- the LOC130379339 gene encoding lysozyme g-like gives MDYGDILKVETTGASKETAEAYYDRNLSKGVTASEIMAKEDLDSMKKYKTIIKNVAERWDVNPALIAGIISRESEAGFSIKNTDPPGWGDKGNAFGLMQVDKRHHDIPKHQTWDGGEHLYQATGILVYFIGRIQKKFPSWTAEQQLKGALAAYNKGDGVVRSYKNVDENTTGKDYSNDVVARAKWYWDNLFKPSCWPWQR, from the exons ATGG ACTACGGAGACATCTTGAAGGTTGAAACAACCGGAGCGTCCAAAGAAACCGCGGAGGCATACTATGATAGGAATCTGAGCAAAG GTGTAACGGCATCGGAAATAATGGCTAAAGAAGATTTGGATAGTATGAAAAAATATAAGACCATCATTAAGAATGTGGCAGAAAGATGGGATGTTAACCCAGCTCTCATCGCTGGCATCATCTCCAGAGAGTCCGAGGCCGGTTTCTCCATCAAAAATACTGACCCCCCCGGTTGGGGGGACAAGGGTAATGCCTTTGGACTGATGCAG GTTGATAAGAGACATCATGATATACCAAAACATCAAACCTGGGACGGTGGGGAGCACCTGTACCAAGCCACTGGGATCCTGGTCTATTTCATTGGACGGATCCAGAAGAAGTTCCCCAGCTGGACCGCAGAACAGCAGCTGAAGG GAGCACTCGCAGCCTACAACAAGGGAGACGGTGTTGTTCGCTCCTATAAAAATGTGGACGAGAATACCACAGGAAAAGACTACTCCAATGATGTCGTTGCCAGAGCCAAGTGGTACTGGGATAATCTTTTTAAGCCTTCTTGCTGGCCATGGCAGCGTTGA